One window of the Eucalyptus grandis isolate ANBG69807.140 chromosome 6, ASM1654582v1, whole genome shotgun sequence genome contains the following:
- the LOC104444061 gene encoding BTB/POZ domain-containing protein At4g08455, translated as MQCILEDHIMGETSMCKECYEEASETVEELKREIQDLKAEVAFLRSCSPTDHHHHLNGHSHGPEFTDVILVTAVDGPNGGLSMPVPAHKTILASQSPVFKAMLENEMEESRSGTININDASYDALRAFVHCLSVEALLDEQMAYELLVLAEKYQVEHLKAYCEMILISKLNWDNSIINYSFAHQHNAKHLLEAALSLIMVNMDKLGKHSKYSELGEKDAGLVMDIYEAFFGKLFNWNDK; from the exons ATGCAGTGCATATTAGAGGACCACATCATGGGTGAAACCAGCATGTGCAAGGAGTGCTACGAGGAGGCGAGTGAGACCGTGGAAGAGCTCAAGCGAGAGATCCAGGATTTGAAGGCCGAGGTCGCCTTCTTGAGATCATGCTCGCCGActgaccaccaccaccacctcaaTGGTCACTCCCATGGCCCTGAGTTCACTGATGTCATCTTGGTCACCGCTGTGGATGGTCCCAACGGAGGCCTGTCAATGCCAGTGCCAGCTCACAAGACCATTCTG GCTAGCCAGTCCCCAGTATTTAAAGCAATGCTCGAGAATGAGATGGAAGAAAGCCGAAGCGGCACCATTAATATAAATGATGCATCGTATGATGCCCTCCGAGCATTTGTCCACTGTCTTTCTGTTGAAGCATTGCTTGATGAGCAAATGGCTTATGAGCTTTTAGTATTGGCTGAAAAGTACCAAGTGGAGCACCTCAAAGCTTATTGTGAGATGATCTTGATATCCAAATTAAATTGGGATAACTCGATCATAAACTATTCCTTTGCGCACCAGCACAATGCGAAGCATCTCCTTGAGGCTGCCTTGTCCTTAATCATGGTCAACATGGATAAACTAGGAAAACACTCTAAATATTCAGAACTCGGTGAAAAGGACGCAGGCCTTGTGATGGATATATACGAAGCATTTTTTGGAAAGCTGTTTAATTGGAACGACAAATAA